In Limosilactobacillus sp. WILCCON 0051, a single window of DNA contains:
- the atpB gene encoding F0F1 ATP synthase subunit A → MGGEAYTFKLFGLTFNATNVISGTIIFVLVFFVLFGLSRHLQMKPKGGQNVIEWLIEFTNGIVREQMPASEVGNYSFLAFVLFAFIFFSNQLGLIFQIGWNGNEIVRSPTADPVVTLTFSLSMIMLAHFAGISKNGLKHYFGSYLKPYAVMLPINLVEEFANFLTLGLRLFGNIFAGELLLKLLGQMAFSHGVPTILVSLPLEIVWQGFSVFIGAIQAYVFVTLTTVYISQKVSAEE, encoded by the coding sequence ATGGGCGGTGAAGCTTATACTTTTAAGCTATTCGGCCTTACGTTCAATGCGACTAACGTAATTTCAGGCACCATTATTTTTGTCTTGGTCTTCTTTGTTTTATTTGGTCTTTCACGGCATCTGCAAATGAAGCCTAAAGGCGGTCAAAACGTAATTGAGTGGTTGATTGAATTTACAAACGGTATCGTGCGGGAACAAATGCCTGCATCAGAAGTTGGCAACTACAGCTTCTTGGCCTTCGTACTGTTTGCCTTTATCTTCTTCTCAAACCAGCTGGGTCTGATTTTCCAAATCGGATGGAACGGAAACGAGATTGTGAGAAGTCCCACTGCCGATCCAGTCGTAACGCTGACTTTCTCGTTGAGCATGATCATGCTGGCACACTTTGCCGGGATCAGCAAAAACGGTTTGAAGCACTACTTTGGCTCTTACCTCAAGCCATATGCTGTTATGCTGCCAATTAACTTGGTTGAGGAATTTGCCAACTTCTTGACGCTTGGTCTGCGGCTCTTTGGTAACATTTTTGCCGGGGAACTGCTGCTGAAGTTGCTTGGACAGATGGCCTTTTCACACGGTGTTCCAACGATCCTGGTCAGTCTGCCACTTGAAATTGTTTGGCAAGGCTTCTCAGTCTTCATTGGGGCTATTCAGGCTTATGTCTTTGTAACATTAACTACGGTTTATATTTCTCAGAAGGTTTCTGCTGAGGAATAA
- a CDS encoding solute carrier family 23 protein, whose protein sequence is MAHRDGVVLDVDERPEFGQWVGLSLQHMFSMFGSTVLVPILVGLNPGIALFSSGVGTLMYLLITRHKIPAYMGSSFSFIVPMMALMKSTGYPGIAQGTIAVGCVYLLVSLIVTMIGSDWIDRVLPPIVVGPIVMVIGLSLASTAAKDATMNGTHYDLRYFAVAMLTLLVTIAFNMFCKGFLGLIPILLGIVCGYVIACLFGIVDLTPVAAAHWFSLPDFQVPFVTYQPHFYWGAILSMAPIAFVTMTEHMGHIMVLNELTERNYFKDPGLNHTLAGDGTASIIAGFVGGPPVTSYGENIGVLAITRVHSVYVLAGAALFAVFFSFVGKLSALIESIPGPVIGGISFLLFGVIASSGLRVMIEDQIDFNKKRNLMISSVILVIGIGNAYLKLGQYQFSGLAVAAVLGIVLNLILPDEAASERKKNN, encoded by the coding sequence ATGGCACATCGTGATGGCGTCGTTTTAGACGTTGATGAAAGGCCAGAATTTGGTCAGTGGGTTGGACTGTCATTGCAGCATATGTTCTCAATGTTTGGTTCAACCGTGCTGGTGCCGATTCTGGTTGGATTGAATCCAGGAATCGCTTTGTTCAGTTCAGGGGTTGGAACCTTGATGTATCTGCTGATCACACGTCACAAGATTCCGGCTTATATGGGATCGAGCTTTAGTTTTATCGTCCCAATGATGGCATTGATGAAATCAACGGGCTACCCAGGAATTGCTCAAGGTACGATCGCGGTTGGCTGTGTGTACTTATTGGTATCGCTGATCGTTACGATGATTGGCTCGGACTGGATTGATCGCGTGCTGCCGCCAATCGTGGTCGGCCCAATCGTGATGGTGATCGGACTTTCTTTGGCCAGCACGGCGGCTAAAGATGCTACGATGAACGGTACGCATTATGACCTGCGCTATTTTGCCGTTGCCATGCTGACATTGCTGGTTACGATTGCCTTTAACATGTTTTGCAAAGGTTTTTTGGGTTTGATTCCGATTCTGCTGGGGATCGTTTGCGGCTATGTGATTGCCTGTCTGTTTGGCATTGTTGACCTGACGCCAGTAGCTGCGGCACATTGGTTCAGTCTGCCTGATTTTCAGGTTCCGTTCGTGACCTATCAGCCGCATTTTTATTGGGGCGCGATTTTAAGTATGGCGCCAATTGCGTTTGTTACCATGACTGAACACATGGGGCATATCATGGTCCTTAACGAGCTGACCGAACGCAACTACTTTAAGGATCCCGGGTTGAACCACACTTTGGCTGGTGATGGGACGGCTTCAATTATTGCCGGCTTCGTTGGTGGGCCGCCAGTGACATCTTATGGAGAAAACATTGGCGTCCTGGCAATTACCCGCGTTCATAGCGTCTACGTTCTGGCAGGGGCTGCCTTGTTTGCCGTTTTCTTCAGTTTTGTCGGCAAGCTGAGCGCATTGATTGAATCAATCCCAGGTCCCGTTATTGGTGGGATTTCCTTCCTATTATTTGGTGTGATTGCCTCTAGCGGTCTGCGGGTCATGATTGAAGACCAAATCGACTTTAACAAGAAGCGTAATTTGATGATCAGCTCGGTAATTCTGGTGATCGGGATCGGCAATGCCTACTTAAAGTTAGGCCAATATCAGTTTTCGGGATTGGCGGTGGCAGCGGTCTTGGGGATTGTTTTAAATCTGATCCTGCCTGATGAGGCTGCCAGCGAACGTAAGAAAAACAACTAG
- the atpF gene encoding F0F1 ATP synthase subunit B, translating to MLQGVLAQSNSLYVGDMLFYIVSFIILMLLVKHYAWKPVTDMMNKRATKISDDIDNAEKSRAEAEKLAAQRQTELQNSHQEAAKIISTAKKTGEAQRDQIVTDAQKDAQVVKEQAQKDAEQARRDALKGAQNDVANLSIEIASKLIHKELNADDQKALIDSYIEGLVKHES from the coding sequence ATGTTGCAAGGTGTTCTGGCTCAATCCAATAGCTTATACGTCGGAGACATGCTGTTTTACATTGTTTCATTTATTATCCTGATGCTGTTGGTTAAGCATTATGCTTGGAAACCAGTTACGGATATGATGAACAAGCGGGCAACCAAGATTTCCGATGACATCGACAATGCAGAAAAGTCGCGTGCCGAAGCAGAAAAGCTGGCTGCACAGCGTCAAACTGAATTGCAGAACTCTCACCAAGAAGCCGCCAAGATTATCAGCACGGCCAAAAAGACTGGTGAAGCTCAACGGGACCAGATCGTTACGGATGCGCAAAAAGATGCGCAGGTCGTAAAAGAGCAAGCCCAAAAGGATGCTGAGCAGGCACGTCGTGATGCTCTGAAAGGGGCGCAAAACGATGTTGCCAACTTATCTATTGAGATTGCTTCCAAGCTCATCCACAAGGAATTAAACGCGGACGATCAAAAAGCACTGATCGATTCGTACATCGAAGGGTTGGTAAAACATGAGTCTTGA
- the atpE gene encoding F0F1 ATP synthase subunit C: protein MGAIAAGIAAFGAALGAGIGNGFVISHTIDGMARQPEMSGALRGTMFIGVGLIEAMPILAIVIGFLVMNK, encoded by the coding sequence ATGGGTGCAATTGCTGCAGGTATCGCTGCTTTTGGTGCGGCACTGGGTGCCGGTATTGGTAACGGTTTTGTTATTAGCCACACGATCGATGGGATGGCTCGTCAACCAGAAATGTCTGGTGCACTGCGTGGTACGATGTTCATTGGTGTTGGTTTGATCGAAGCCATGCCTATCCTGGCCATCGTTATTGGCTTCCTTGTAATGAACAAGTAG
- the atpH gene encoding ATP synthase F1 subunit delta codes for MSLDKKTVANRYAKAIFELAEENGQLDQTYQELSALRQVFEENGSLAALLSGVDLSLAEKKSLIDALKKDASPFVSNLIQMVFDYGRMDDLVAIIDEFERRYDAFNKRIHAEVITAVQLDTKQRDQLKAGLAKRLSANEIVLHETVDPSILGGVIIRANNETLDGSLSSKIEQIRRLLVK; via the coding sequence ATGAGTCTTGATAAGAAGACGGTTGCTAACCGCTATGCGAAAGCAATTTTTGAGCTGGCTGAAGAAAACGGTCAACTCGATCAGACTTATCAAGAATTATCTGCTTTGCGTCAAGTCTTCGAAGAAAATGGCAGTTTGGCAGCGCTGTTGAGCGGTGTCGATCTGTCACTCGCTGAGAAAAAATCTTTGATTGATGCATTGAAAAAGGATGCTTCGCCATTCGTTTCCAATCTGATTCAAATGGTTTTTGATTACGGCCGCATGGATGATTTGGTCGCAATTATTGATGAGTTTGAACGGCGTTACGATGCATTTAACAAACGCATCCACGCCGAAGTAATCACAGCGGTGCAACTCGATACGAAGCAACGCGATCAACTGAAGGCTGGTCTGGCTAAGCGTCTGTCAGCCAACGAAATCGTATTGCACGAAACGGTTGATCCGTCAATTTTAGGCGGAGTCATCATCCGAGCAAACAACGAAACTCTGGATGGTAGTCTCAGTTCAAAGATTGAACAAATTCGTCGTTTACTTGTTAAATAA